A stretch of Canis aureus isolate CA01 chromosome 28, VMU_Caureus_v.1.0, whole genome shotgun sequence DNA encodes these proteins:
- the CCNE2 gene encoding G1/S-specific cyclin-E2 isoform X2: MSRRSRLQAKQQPQPSQTDSPQEAQIIQAKKRKTAQDVKKRKEEAARKQQYEIRNCWPPVLSGGISPCIIIETPHKEMGTSDFSRFTNYRFKNLFINPSPLPDLSWGCSKDVWLNMLKKESRYVHDKHFEVLHSDLEPQMRSILLDWLLEVCEVYTLHRETFYLAQDFFDRFMLTQKDINKNMLQLIGITSLFIASKLEEIYAPKLQEFAYVTDGACSEEDILRMELIILKALKWELCPVTVISWLNLFLQVDALKDAPKVLLPQYSQEKFIQIAQLLDLCILAVDSLEFQYRILAAAALCHFTSIEVVKKASGLEWDNISECVDWMVPFVSVIKSTSPVKLKIFKKISMEDRHNIQTHTNYLSMLDEVNYVNTFRKGGQLSPVCSGGIMTPPKSTEKPPGKH; the protein is encoded by the exons ATGTCCAGACGCAG CCGTTTACAAGCCAAGCAGCAGCCACAGCCCAGCCAGACGGATTCCCCCCAAGAAGCCCAGATAATCCAGGCTAAGAAGAGGAAAACCGCCCAG gatgtcaaaaaaagaaaagaggaggccGCCAGGAAACAGCAGTATGAGATTAGG aatTGTTGGCCACCTGTATTATCCGGGGGGATCAGTCCGTGTATTATCATTGAAACACCccacaaagaaatgggaacaaGTGACTTCTCTAGATTTACaaattacagatttaaaaatctttttattaatcCTTCACCTTTGCCTGATTTAAG TTGGGGATGTTCAAAGGATGTTTGGCTAAACATGCTAAAAAAAGAGAGCAGATATGTTCACGACAAACATTTTGAAGTTCTGCATTCTGACTTGGAGCCACAGATGAGGTCAATACTTCTAGACTGGCTTTTAGAG GTATGTGAAGTATACACACTTCATAGAGAAACGTTTTACCTGGCACAAGACTTTTTTGATAGATTTATGTTGACACAGaaggatataaataaaaatatgctccAACTCATTGGAATTACCTCATTATTCATTGCTTCCAAACTTGAG gaaatttatgcTCCTAAGCTCCAAGAGTTTGCTTATGTCACTGATGGTGCCTGCAGTGAAGAGGATATCTTAAGAATGGAACTTATTATATTAAAG GCTTTAAAATGGGAACTCTGTCCTGTAACAGTCATCTCCTGGCTAAATCTCTTCCTCCAAGTTGATGCTCTTAAAGATGCTCCTAAAGTTCTTCTACCTCAGTATTCTCAGGAAAAGTTCATTCAAATAGCTCAG CTTTTAGATCTGTGTATTCTGGCCGTTGACTCGCTGGAGTTCCAGTACAGAATACTGGCTGCCGCTGCCCTGTGCCATTTTACCTCTATTGAGGTGGTTAAGAAAGCCTCAG GTTTGGAATGGGACAACATTTCTGAATGTGTAGACTGGATGGTGCCTTTTGTCAGTGTAATAAAAAGTACTAGCCCTGTGAAGCTGaagatttttaagaagatttcTATGGAAGATAGACACAATATCCAGACACATACAAATTATCTGTCTATGCTG GATGAAGTAAACTATGTAAACACCTTCAGAAAGGGGGGACAGCTGTCACCCGTGTGCAGTGGAGGCATTATGACACCGCCGAAGAGCACTGAGAAACCACCAGGAAAACACTAA
- the CCNE2 gene encoding G1/S-specific cyclin-E2 isoform X3: MGTSDFSRFTNYRFKNLFINPSPLPDLSWGCSKDVWLNMLKKESRYVHDKHFEVLHSDLEPQMRSILLDWLLEVCEVYTLHRETFYLAQDFFDRFMLTQKDINKNMLQLIGITSLFIASKLEEIYAPKLQEFAYVTDGACSEEDILRMELIILKALKWELCPVTVISWLNLFLQVDALKDAPKVLLPQYSQEKFIQIAQLLDLCILAVDSLEFQYRILAAAALCHFTSIEVVKKASGLEWDNISECVDWMVPFVSVIKSTSPVKLKIFKKISMEDRHNIQTHTNYLSMLDEVNYVNTFRKGGQLSPVCSGGIMTPPKSTEKPPGKH; this comes from the exons atgggaacaaGTGACTTCTCTAGATTTACaaattacagatttaaaaatctttttattaatcCTTCACCTTTGCCTGATTTAAG TTGGGGATGTTCAAAGGATGTTTGGCTAAACATGCTAAAAAAAGAGAGCAGATATGTTCACGACAAACATTTTGAAGTTCTGCATTCTGACTTGGAGCCACAGATGAGGTCAATACTTCTAGACTGGCTTTTAGAG GTATGTGAAGTATACACACTTCATAGAGAAACGTTTTACCTGGCACAAGACTTTTTTGATAGATTTATGTTGACACAGaaggatataaataaaaatatgctccAACTCATTGGAATTACCTCATTATTCATTGCTTCCAAACTTGAG gaaatttatgcTCCTAAGCTCCAAGAGTTTGCTTATGTCACTGATGGTGCCTGCAGTGAAGAGGATATCTTAAGAATGGAACTTATTATATTAAAG GCTTTAAAATGGGAACTCTGTCCTGTAACAGTCATCTCCTGGCTAAATCTCTTCCTCCAAGTTGATGCTCTTAAAGATGCTCCTAAAGTTCTTCTACCTCAGTATTCTCAGGAAAAGTTCATTCAAATAGCTCAG CTTTTAGATCTGTGTATTCTGGCCGTTGACTCGCTGGAGTTCCAGTACAGAATACTGGCTGCCGCTGCCCTGTGCCATTTTACCTCTATTGAGGTGGTTAAGAAAGCCTCAG GTTTGGAATGGGACAACATTTCTGAATGTGTAGACTGGATGGTGCCTTTTGTCAGTGTAATAAAAAGTACTAGCCCTGTGAAGCTGaagatttttaagaagatttcTATGGAAGATAGACACAATATCCAGACACATACAAATTATCTGTCTATGCTG GATGAAGTAAACTATGTAAACACCTTCAGAAAGGGGGGACAGCTGTCACCCGTGTGCAGTGGAGGCATTATGACACCGCCGAAGAGCACTGAGAAACCACCAGGAAAACACTAA
- the CCNE2 gene encoding G1/S-specific cyclin-E2 isoform X1, producing MSRRSSRLQAKQQPQPSQTDSPQEAQIIQAKKRKTAQDVKKRKEEAARKQQYEIRNCWPPVLSGGISPCIIIETPHKEMGTSDFSRFTNYRFKNLFINPSPLPDLSWGCSKDVWLNMLKKESRYVHDKHFEVLHSDLEPQMRSILLDWLLEVCEVYTLHRETFYLAQDFFDRFMLTQKDINKNMLQLIGITSLFIASKLEEIYAPKLQEFAYVTDGACSEEDILRMELIILKALKWELCPVTVISWLNLFLQVDALKDAPKVLLPQYSQEKFIQIAQLLDLCILAVDSLEFQYRILAAAALCHFTSIEVVKKASGLEWDNISECVDWMVPFVSVIKSTSPVKLKIFKKISMEDRHNIQTHTNYLSMLDEVNYVNTFRKGGQLSPVCSGGIMTPPKSTEKPPGKH from the exons ATGTCCAGACGCAG TAGCCGTTTACAAGCCAAGCAGCAGCCACAGCCCAGCCAGACGGATTCCCCCCAAGAAGCCCAGATAATCCAGGCTAAGAAGAGGAAAACCGCCCAG gatgtcaaaaaaagaaaagaggaggccGCCAGGAAACAGCAGTATGAGATTAGG aatTGTTGGCCACCTGTATTATCCGGGGGGATCAGTCCGTGTATTATCATTGAAACACCccacaaagaaatgggaacaaGTGACTTCTCTAGATTTACaaattacagatttaaaaatctttttattaatcCTTCACCTTTGCCTGATTTAAG TTGGGGATGTTCAAAGGATGTTTGGCTAAACATGCTAAAAAAAGAGAGCAGATATGTTCACGACAAACATTTTGAAGTTCTGCATTCTGACTTGGAGCCACAGATGAGGTCAATACTTCTAGACTGGCTTTTAGAG GTATGTGAAGTATACACACTTCATAGAGAAACGTTTTACCTGGCACAAGACTTTTTTGATAGATTTATGTTGACACAGaaggatataaataaaaatatgctccAACTCATTGGAATTACCTCATTATTCATTGCTTCCAAACTTGAG gaaatttatgcTCCTAAGCTCCAAGAGTTTGCTTATGTCACTGATGGTGCCTGCAGTGAAGAGGATATCTTAAGAATGGAACTTATTATATTAAAG GCTTTAAAATGGGAACTCTGTCCTGTAACAGTCATCTCCTGGCTAAATCTCTTCCTCCAAGTTGATGCTCTTAAAGATGCTCCTAAAGTTCTTCTACCTCAGTATTCTCAGGAAAAGTTCATTCAAATAGCTCAG CTTTTAGATCTGTGTATTCTGGCCGTTGACTCGCTGGAGTTCCAGTACAGAATACTGGCTGCCGCTGCCCTGTGCCATTTTACCTCTATTGAGGTGGTTAAGAAAGCCTCAG GTTTGGAATGGGACAACATTTCTGAATGTGTAGACTGGATGGTGCCTTTTGTCAGTGTAATAAAAAGTACTAGCCCTGTGAAGCTGaagatttttaagaagatttcTATGGAAGATAGACACAATATCCAGACACATACAAATTATCTGTCTATGCTG GATGAAGTAAACTATGTAAACACCTTCAGAAAGGGGGGACAGCTGTCACCCGTGTGCAGTGGAGGCATTATGACACCGCCGAAGAGCACTGAGAAACCACCAGGAAAACACTAA